In Thermococcus chitonophagus, the genomic stretch TCTTGTACAAATGGACGATATGAAGATTTGAAGATGGCCGCGGAGATTCTCGAGGGTCAGAAGGTTGCTCCCTGGGTTAGACTAATCGTAATTCCATGCTCACCCAGCGTATACTGGAGAGCCCTAAAGGACGGCCTGCTTGAGATATTCCTCGAGGCTGGAGCCGTTATAGGGCCTCCAACATGCGGTCCATGCTTAGGAGGACACATGGGAGTTCTCGCTTCTGGGGAGAGGGCGGTTTCAACAACCAACAGGAACTTTGTTGGAAGAATGGGTCATCCAAAGAGTGAGGTTTACCTCGCAAGCCCCTACGTTGCCGCTGCATCTGCAGTTCTCGGAAGGATAGCTTCTCCTGAGGAGGTGGTAAAATGAAGGTTAAAGGAAGGGCTTGGAAGTATGGGGATCACATAGATACCGACGTCATAATCCCCGCGAGATACCTCAACACCTCTGATCCAAAGGAGTTGGCTCAACACGTGCTCGAGGATCTAGACCCAGAGTTCAGGTTCAAGATGAAGCCTGGGGACATAATAGTGGCCGGCGAGAACTTCGGGTGTGGCAGTTCAAGAGAGCACGCCCCATTGGCGATAAAAGCAGCCGGGGTTTCCTGCGTAATAGCCAAGAGCTTTGCGAGGATATTCTACAGGAACGCAATAAACATTGGACTTCCAATTCTCGAGGCTCCTGAGGCAGTTGAGAGGATAGAGACGGGAGATGAGCTCGAGGTAGATTTCTCCACGGGAGAGATTAGGAACCTGACTAAAGGGGAAGTATACCACGCGAATCCTTTCCCTGACTTCATAATGGAGATCATCAAGGCCGGAGGCCTAATAGAATGGACTAAGAGGAGGTTAGCCAAATGATCAAGATAGCGGTAATTCCTGGGGACGGAATAGGTAAGGAAGTAGTTGCGGAGGGACTAAAGGTTCTCAGAAAGTTAGAACAGCTCAGCAACGTGAAGTTCGACTTTCAAGAATATCCCTTTGGCGCTGAGCACTACCTCAAAACTGGGGAAACCCTGCCGGACTGGGCAATTGAAGAATTCAGGAAGTTCGATGCCATATACTTTGGGGCAATAGGTGACCCCAGGGTAAAGCCTGGAGTTCTCGAGCATGGAATACTGCTCAAGCTGAGGTTCTCCCTTGACCTCTACGTTAACCTGAGGCCAGTCAAGCTGTACCACCCGAAGCTCACACCGCTGAAGGAGAAGGAGAAAATTGACATGGTCTTCGTCAGAGAGAACACCGAGGGGCTGTACGCTGGTGCGGGAGGATTCCTCAGGAAGGGAACTCCCCAGGAAGTAGCAATTCAGGAGATGATAAACACCCGCTACGGTGTGGAGAGGACAGTAAGATTTGCATTTGAGTACGCCAAGAAAACGGGAAGGAAGAAGGTAACCCTCGTGGACAAGGCCAATGTTCTAACCTATGCCCACGATCTCTGGCAGAGGGTCTTTGCCGAGGTCTCAGAGGAGTACCCGGAGATTGAAACTGACCACTATTACGTCGATGCAATGGCAATGAAAATGGTTCGCTCTCCCGAGATCTTCGAAGTAGTTGTTACACCCAACATGTTCGGTGATATTCTAACGGACCTGGGGGCGGAGATAGTCGGTGGGCTAGGTTTAGCTGCATCAGGGAACATACACCCTAGGAAGGTCTCTATGTTCGAGCCTGTTCACGGTTCTGCCCCAGATATAGCTGGAAAGGGTATAGCAAATCCCTTAGCGGCGATATTAACGGCTTCGCTCATGCTTGAGCATTTAGGGTTGGACAAAGAGTCTAAGACGGTGGAAAAGGCTGTTGCAAAGGTGATAGAAGAGAATAAGGTAACTCCAGATTTGGGAGGTAGTTTGAAGACTCATGAAGTTGGAGATGCCGTTGTTAAAGTCCTAGAGGTGTTGTGGGATGAAGGAGAGGCGGGTTGAGCTGTACGATACCACCCTTAGGGACGGCGCCCAGATGGAGGGGATAAGCTTCTCACTTGAAGATAAGCTGAAGATAACTGAAAAACTTGATGAATTCGGCATACATTATATAGAGGGAGGATGGCCAGGTTCAAATCCTAAGGATATAGAGTACTTCAAGGCTGTTAAAGACCTAAGCTTGGAAAACGCTCAGATTGCAGCGTTCGGAAGCACGAGAAGGCCGAGGCTGAGGCCCGAAGAAGATCCAAACCTTAATGCCCTCGTTGATTCCGAGGCTCCAATAGCGACGATATTCGGTAAGAGCTGGGATCTCCACGTTACGGATGCATTAAAGACGACCCTTGAGAACAATCTCCAGATGATAGCGGATTCAATAGAGTACCTCAGAGAACACGGCATGAAAGTATTTTACGATGCCGAGCACTTCTTCGATGGATACAGGGCAAATTCAGATTACGCAATGGAGACCATAAAGACGGCTGAGGAGGCGGGAGCTGAGAGGATAGTCTTAGCTGATACCAATGGAGGGTCACTACCTTCCTTCATTAAGCAGGTAGTCGAGAGGGTTAGGGAAGAGATAAAGGTCCCCTTGGGCATCCATGCTCACAACGATTCCGAGCTGGCAGTTGCCAACTCTCTCATGGCCTTTGAAGCTGGAGTTGTTCAGATACAGGGGACGATAAACGGTTACGGAGAGAGGTGTGGCAACGCTAACTTGATTTCAATAATCCCCGCCTTAGAGCTCAAGTACGGGGTTGAAGTTGTTGGAAAGGAAAAGTTGAGGAAGCTTAAAGAATTAGCGCACTTCGTTGCCGAACTCGCCAATATGGAGATACCCAGGAACCAGCCCTACGTTGGAGACAGCGCTTTCGCCCACAAGGGTGGAGTTCACGTGTCAGCTGTCCTAAAGAATCCAAGGACATACGAGCACATAGATCCAGAGCTCGTTGGAAACAGGAGAAAGGTCGTAGTTTCAGAGCTCTCAGGAAAGAGCAACCTCATATACAAGGCCAAAGAACTGGGTATAGACTTGGATGAGAAGGATCCCCACCTTCAGGAGATAGTGAACAAGATTAAGGAGCTTGAATTCCTGGGCTATCACTTTGAGGCTGCTGAGGCCTCGCTTGAACTGTTAATCGAGAAGATAAAAGGAAGGTACAAGCCCTTCTTTGAGCTTGAAAGGGCAAGAGTTATAAGCGAAATACTCCCCGGCCAACCCCCAATATCGGAAGCTACAGTAGTTGTTAAGGTTGACAGCAAGAGAGTCCACACAGCTGCAGAAGGTAATGGCCCAGTCAATGCCCTAGATCTGGCACTGAGGAAGGCCTTAACTGAATTCTACCCAGAGCTCAAGGAGATAAAGCTCGTTGACTACAAGGTCAGGGTTCTTGGGAGCGAAAAGGGAACTGCTGCCAAGGTCAGGGTTCTTATCCAGACGAGCGATGGAAAGAAGAGCTGGGGCACCGTTGGAGCATCGACGAACATAATAGAGGCAAGCTTAAACGCCATAATCGACAGTATGGAGTACTGGCTGATGAAGGAGTGTGGTAAAAATGAGAAGCGATGTGGTAAAGAGGGGAATTGAAAGGGCTCCCCACCGTTCCCTTTTTAAAGCTATGGGGCTAACGGATGAGGAGCTTGACAGACCACTCATAGGAATAGCTAACTCATTCAACGAGCTGATCCCTGGTCATATACACCTCAGGAAGATTGCCGAGGCGGTAAAGGCAGGAATCAGGATGGCCGGAGGGACTCCGCTTGAGTTCAATACAATAGGGATCTGCGATGGAATAGCAATGAACCACTCCGGAATGAAATATTCGCTCCCCTCAAGGGAGCTTATAGCTGACAGCGTTGAATTAGTCGCTCAGGCTTATCACTTCGATGGAATAGTGATGATTGCTTCGTGTGACAAGATAATCCCGGGAATGCTAATGGCTATGGCTAGGCTCGACGTTCCAGCTATTTTCGTTTCAGGCGGCCCCATGCTGCCAGGCAGGTTTAGGGGAGAGTACGTTGATGTAAAGACCGTTTTTGAAGCAGTGGGTGCCGTAAAGGCTGGAAAGATGAGTCTTGAGGAGCTTAAGCTTCTTGAATCCGTAGCCTGTCCTGGTTGCGGCTCTTGTGCTGGAATGTTTACCGCAAACACCATGAATGCACTAACGGAAGCCTTGGGAGTTTCAATGCCGTGGAACGGAACTGCTCCGGCAGTTTACGCTCACAGGATAAGGATAGCCAAGAAAACGGGAATGCAGATAGTTAAGCTCGTTGAAGAGGACGTCAAGCCAAGCGACATAATGACTAAGGAAGCATTTGAAGATGCCATAGCCGTTGATATGGCTCTAGGTGGCTCGACAAATACTGTCCTCCACCTTATGGCAATAGCACATGAGGCAGGAGTTGACCTAACTTTAGATGACTTCGACAGGATAAGTGAGATAACGCCAACCCTCGCAAAGCTGAGCCCCGCAGGAAAACACTTCGTCGTTGACCTCTACGAGGCGGGAGGAATTCTTGGAGTAATGAAGAGGCTTGCTAAGAAGGGGATTATTCACGAGGACAGGATGACAGTTGCCTTGAAGACTGTAAAGGAATTGCTTGAGAGAGCATTCGTGGCCAGGGATGACGTGATAAGACCACTCGATAATCCTTACTCCCCTAGAGGGGGCATAATGATACTTAGAGGAACACTTGCCCCAGATGGGGCTGTAATCAAGGTATCAGCCGTTAACGGAGTTACCGTATTTGAAGGAACCGCCAAAGTTTATGACAGCGAAGAGGAAGCCACGAAAGCAATCCTGAGCGGAGAAGTTGAGAAGGGCGATGTTGTTGTGATAAGGTACGAAGGCCCAAGGGGCGGCCCAGGAATGAGGGAGATGCTAACTCCCACTTCCGCTATAGCAGGGATGGGGTTAGATAAAGATGTTGCCTTAATTACAGATGGAAGGTTCTCCGGAGCAACGAGAGGAATTTCAATCGGCCACGTTTCGCCGGAAGCTGCAGAAGGAGGACCAATAGCCCTAGTCGAGAATGGGGATAGGATAAGGATAGACCTAAAGGCAAAGAGAGTTGACTTACTAGTTGACGAAGGTGAACTTGAGGAAAGGAGAAAGAGATGGAAGCCAAAGGTTAAACCCCTCAAAGGGTATCTGAAGAGGTACTCGGAGTTAGTTACATCCTCAAATACTGGGGCAGTTTATAAATTCTAAACGCAATTCTTATATATTTTTACTACTTCCAATTTTTAGTGATCAAAATGAGGAAGATAATTCTGGCATTTATCCTAGGCGTGATAGTTGGAAGTGGAGTGTTCTTAGTACCAAAGACCCTTACTAGGACTCCAAAAACCATAGGTCAGATGTTCGTGGGGAGACAGGATGTGTACTATGCGGGTTATCCTGGGGACGTTATAGAGCTTCACGTTTACTGGATCAAAAAGAGGGGCAACATGTCTGCTGTTTACAGCATAAGGGATTTACCTAAGTGCCTGAACCTGTTGGCAATAGTGCCTTCCCACGAGGCAGTGAGTGGAGAAGTTGAGAAGGAGAAGTTCATCATATTGCTACAACTTAAAGGGGAGGGCAAGTGCACAGCCGATGCAAAGTTCGTACTTAGGTCGGGCAATGTTGAAGTAAGCATGCCCATAAGAATTGTGGCCTATGGCGTAAAGAAGGGTAGCAAACTAAGAGTATATACCTCCAAGGTGGCAGAAATTGGAAGTGAGGGGGATCTAAATGGGAGTATACTAGAGTATGAGATCTACAACCCAACGAACTCAAGTGTGTACATTAGGGATGTAAAGATAGAGCTACCTGGGATAAGGATCGTGAACTTTTCTCCAATCCAGATTCCTCCGAAAACTTCAAGGATCTTAACATTTATCCTAAAAGACGATAGGCCAATAAAAACCGACATCGTACTTATAAGGCCCCTTCTCCTGTACAGCATCGGTAATGAAACACTCGAAATGCCCCTTGAAGAGTACAGATTTGAGATTATCCCGGACTATACAGATATCCTGGGCAACACCCAAGTTGTAGTCAAATAATGCCGAAAGGAGCGCTGAAATAATGAAAAAGGGTGTAATCATAGCGACTCTTCATTTTATAATCCTTACAACGCTCTCTCTAATCAAGTATGAAAACCTGCAGTATTGTAGCCTAGACCTGGGAATATTCACACAGTCACTCTCTTCAATCCTCCACGGCATGTTCCTTTACAATACCGTGGAGTTTCAGATGTACGGGGCCTCAACGCATTTTGCCGTTCACTTCCAGCCGATACTCCTTCTAATCTTCCCCCTTTTTGCTGTTTTTAAAAGCCCAATAACGCTACTGATTCTTCAAAGTTTTGCACTTGCCATCTCGGTTCTAATAGCGTACCTCATAGCTATGGAGGTTAATGAAGAGATAGCCCTTCCAGTGACCATACTCTACGCCTGCAACTCCTCGTTAATTGGCATAGGGCTGTTCGAGTTCCACCCAGTTTCGCTTGCCGTTCCATTATTGCTCCTCTCCTTTTTAGCACTGCTTAAGAGAGAAAGCAAATTGTTCTACGTTACTAGCGCTCTTACCCTGAGCGTTAAAGAGGATGCATTTCTCGGGATTCTAGGAATTCTCGCATGGGATACGCTGAAGAATGGGGTATCAAGGAGGAAAATAATTGAAGTGCTCTGCGTGCTTTTCTACGGCATACTGGTCATTAAGGTCGTGATCCCCCTCTTCGGAGGGAGATACATATACGAGTCCCTCTATAAAAGCATCAATATCGACCAGAGAAAACTCCTGTACTTTATCACTGTCAACGCAACTTTTAGTTTCCTTCCCTTCCTGGATTATGAGTCAGTCATTCTGTTATTCTTACCTTGGCTTGAATCCCTGCTATCCTCAAGACCAACGCAGACGATGATAGGCTTTCACTATTCCTATATGATAGTTCCGTTATCGTTTATAGCCTCAGTTTATGGAGCGAAAAAGCTTAATAAAAGAGCCCTGGGAGGGCTAGTAGTGGCTGGAATCTTAGTATCCTTAGCTACCCTGCCCATAACTTTCTCCCCAAACAAGGAGGATTTGAGCGTAGTCCACTATGCAAGACTCCACCAATACCCCAGGAAGAACGCATTCTGGGAGTTGATAAAGCTCGTTAATGGCTCCGTATATACTCAACCGAGGTTTTATGCCCCACTGTCAACTAAGATCGACGTATACGTTTACCCGAGGGGAGCAAAGGTAGAGTACATACTACTTGATATGACAACGTATAGGGGGAGGATCTGGCTTAAAAGGTTCGGGAGGATAAATAAAGTAAGGGTAAAGGTAATTAAATGCATCAACGGTGTATGCCTCTTTAGGGTGCAAAAATGATAAGGGAAGCCACGTTCGACGACGTTGCGGGAATAGTGAAGTGTCACCTTTCTGACGTTGACATTCTCAGATATCACAGATTGAGCGTCTTTGAGAGGTACAAATATGGAGGCCCCTGGATGAGTGTTGAGACCTGTTCAATCCATCTGAACTACTTATTCCTTCATAATCAGCCCGTTCTAGTTGCGGAACTTGAAGGCAAGATAGTTGGAGAAATAGAGCTACTGATTGAAGAGGAGATGCTTCTGGACAGGCTCAGGAGGATATGCAACGCAGATGTTCTCATGGTTCATAGGGAATTTAGAGGGAGGGGAATCGGGAGAGCATTAATGCAGAAAGCAGAGGAGATTGCCAGGGCAAGAGAATGCGATGTTATTGTGGTAACTCCTGAAGACAGATCCTATAGCTTCTATGAGAGGCTTGGATATAAAAAGTTGCTCGAGAACCATGTTGTAAAGATAAACACCGAAAAGTTTGATCCAGAAGATGCGAAGCTCCATGGCTTTTCGTGGGAAGAAGTGAAAGGGCTTGAGCTCGTTGCTGGAAGATTTCAAACTTCATATCATCATTGGTTTTCAAGCTTTGTAGATCTAATTGCGGGGATCGATAACATCTTGGAGTCGGGGAAGTTGGGGAAGTCGTACTACGTTATAAGGAAGCTACCCAGTGGATTAGGAGGAGTTTACATCTGGGGACGGGAAAAAGATATCCCGGAAATCCTCGGAAGAGCTAGAAAATATTTCAAGGAAGTTATAACAACATTACCCCAGGATTTAGCTGAAGAGTTCGAGGCTGAAATCCTTAGAAGGAACGTTATCTTGGGAAAGTGGATATCGTAAAGTTTATAAATCAAGACCAAGGAAGTGAATGACGGACGGTGGGCCGGTAGCTCAGCCTGGTATGAGCGCCGCCTTGGCAAGGCGGAGGCCCCGGGTTCAAATCCCGGCCGGTCCACCATAAATTTTGGGCGGGCCCGTGGTCTAGACTGGTTATGACGCCACCCTGACAAGGTGGAGGTCCGGGGTTCAAATCCCCGCGGGCCCACCATTTCTGAAATTACATTCTCCACTATCCTCACCTTCTCAAGATACTCTTTTAAGAGCCTATAAACAAGAGCCGAGAGATTATAGCCCTCCTTTCTAGCTTCCTCCACCCAAACCCTATCCAATGTAAGTTAATCGTCGACATGCCCATTATGACAAATCATCTATGAACGTCTCTTCGAGGGCCATGTAATATCCCCTATATACATCGCTCTTAGTTACAACTCCCACTAATTTTCCAGTTTCATCAACAACTGGCAGAATTCTCTGTTTCATTAACAGCTCAAGGGCATCTCTGGCAGTCTTATCTTTTCCAATTGTATAGCCCTTTATGGGTTTCTTTGCTCCCTTTAAGACTTCTTGAATGCATATAATTCCAACAACGTTCTCATCATTATCCAAAACTGGAAAACAGTCATGACCAGTTTGTGTAGCTTTTGAAATGACTTCCTCTTGGCTGAATCCAACCCTTAAATAAACAACATCTTTAGACATTATCTCTTCGACTTTAACCATCTCAAGTATCATTGGTTTGCCGGTTCTTATTTTCAGGCCTCTCTTCTCGAGCTTGAGGGTGTATACTGATGATCCCTTAAATATAAACCTCGCAATCAAGAAGCTGAGAGTTGAGGCTATCATTACCGCAGGTAGAAGAGAGTACCCTCCAGTGAGCTCCACTATCATAAGGATTTGAGCTATAGGGGCTTGGGTTAATGCACTAAAGAACGCAGCCATTCCAATGAGTGAGTAGGTTTTAGGATCCAGCCCAAATAACAGGGCAAATGCTCCCCCGAGCATTGCGCCTATATAAAGACTAGGGGCAAAAATACCACCGCTAAAGCCCGATGCAATTGTAAAAACCGTTGCAATAGCCTTTGCAATGGCTAAGGTTATCATGATTTTCAGTCCTAATTTACCGAGTAGAGCTAGTTGAAGGCCCTCATAACCAACTCCAAAAATCCCATAATTCCTAAACTGTGATCCAATGACCCCAACAATTAATGCTCCGAGAATTAATCTCGGGAAAAGGGGGATTTTCTCTAGTGCATCTCCAGTCTTATATAGGGATTTCGCAAAAAGAGGAGCTAGAACACCCATGACTAACCCCATGAGAACGTAATAGGTACTTTCCGATATAGAATGAGAGAGACCTGTAGGTATTTCAACTCCAAAAGCTTTCCCGAGGAATGTCAATGTTATTGCATTCCCTATTATTGATGATATGAATATCGGCACTAAATTCAGAGAAAATGCGCCCATATAAATTACCTCAAGAGCAAACATAGCTCCAGCAAGGGGCGTGTTAAAAGTCCCAGAGATGCCGGCAGCCAGTCCGCATGTGGTTATTAATCTTCTCATCTGGGACGAAAGGGAAAGCCTCCTACCTATCCAAGATGCTATTGATGCCCCTATAAATCCAATTGGTCCTTCTCTACCTGCACTTCCCCCTGAGCCTATTGTTATTGATGTTGCAATGATTTTTAGGATTGCGAACTTCCCACTTATGTCCCCTTTTCTGAAGATCACGCTTTCTATAACCTCAGGAACCCCTGTTCCTCTTACTTTTGGATTGTTCTTAACTATTGGGTATATAAAGAGAGCTCCTATTATTGGCATCAGAAATAACTTAAACTTGGCGGATAAAACACCAAAGAAAAGCCTCGTTGTTATGTTAACTAAAAATCTAAAAAGTAGGGCTCCAAGCCCCCCTCCAATACCTGCAATTATGGATGCAAATATTACCTTTGCCCATTTCCTTATCATCGGACTATTCCCCAATAACGGATGATATGATCAGCCGGTGAAGTAGTCGGGCTCTCTAACTGTTTCACCGCCCATTTTCTTTCTGCTCTCTTCGAACTGTTTGTAGTACTCAATCATGTATTTGGTAACACTTGGCTTAACTTTCTTGAATGCTTCCTCGAAATCCTTCCTCGTAACTACAAGCTTGTTTAAAAATTCCTCACTCTCTTCCTCAACGGCTTCTGGAGATAATGAAGAAACTGCCCTTTTTAGTGCGTTTAGTGCTGCTTCTCTGACTAGAGCAGCTATGTCTGCTCCAGTGTACCCCTCAGTTTTTCTGGCTAATTCCCTAAGGTCAACGTCTTTTGCTAGTGGCATGTTTCTGGTGTGTACTTTGAATATTTCTAGCCTCGCCTTCTCGTCGGGCGCTGGAACTAGGATCAGCCTGTCAAACCTACCCGGCCTAAGCAGGGCTGGATCAAGTATATCCGGCCTGTTGGTTGCAGCAATAATTACAACACCACTGTTCTCTTGTATCCCATCCATCTCGGTGAGTAACTGATTGATTAACCTGTCTGTAACCTTTTCACCTTCTGAGGTTCCCCTTGCCGGCGCTATTGCGTCAATTTCGTCGATGAAAATTATAGAAGGTGCTGCCTGTCTCGCTTTCCTGAATATCTCTCTTATTCTCTTCTCGCTCTCACCGACCCACTTGCTCAGAACCTCTGGACCTCTGATAGCTATGAAATTAGCTTGACTTTCAGTTGCTATTGCCTTAGCTAACAATGTTTTACCAGTTCCTGGGGGCCCATAGAGGAGGATTCCCTTTGGAGGTGTTATGCCTAGTTTTTTGAAGGCTTTTGGGTATTTAAGTGGCCATTCTACTGCTTCTCTGAGTTCTTGCTTTACGTCTTCGAGTCCTCCAATGTCATCCCAGTGGACGTTTGGTACCTCAATGAGCACTTCCCTCAATGCTGAAGGCTCAACCATCTTGAGCGCCTCGAGGAAGTCCTCCTTTGTTACCTTAAGTTCCTCCAGGACTTCTCTTGGAATTGTCTCTGCTTCAGGGTTTATCTTTCCTTCTTTGATTAGCCTTCTTAGAACTACCATTGCAGCCTCCCTAGCTAATGCTGCCAGATCAGCACCAACGAATCCATGGGTTATCTCTGCAAGTTCATCAAGTAGCTTATCAATGAGCCTTGCCTTAACTTCAACGTATATCTTGCCATCCTTTTTTAGAATATCCTTTATCTCTTCTTCGTTACTTGCTTTCTTTACCTTCTCTATAAGTTCAGAAACAATGGCTCCATCAAATCTCTCTTCCCTTTCCAATTCCTTAAGGACTTTCAATACTGCATCCTTCTCAAAGTCTGGTTCTATTGGCATTCCTCTTGTGTGGATTTGTAGGATTTCCTTCCTACCCTGCTTGTCTGGAACACCAACCTCAATCTCCCTATCAAACCTTCCAGGCCTCCTCAAAGCCGGATCAATAGCATCAGGCCTGTTCGTCGCTGCAATGACTATCACTTTGCCTCTTGACTTGAGGCCATCCATTAAAGTCAGTAACTGAGACACGACTCTCTTTTCTACTTCTCCAACAACTTCCTCTCTCTTTGGTGCTATTGCGTCAATTTCGTCGATGAATATTATTGCTGGAGCGTTCTCCTCAGCCTCCTTGAATATTTCCCTTAATCTTTCTTCGCTTTCTCCGTAGTATTTGCTCATTATTTCCGGACCGTTGATTGCGATGAAGTATGCATTAGCCTCGTTGGCCACGGCCTTAGCTAGTAAAGTCTTACCAGTTCCTGGGGGCCCATACAAGAGAACACCCTTCGGTGGTTCTATTCCCAGTCTTTCAAATAATTCAGGATGCTTGAGGGGCAACTCAACCATTTCCCTGATCTTTTCGATTGCGTCATTGAGACCACCAATATCTTCATAGGTAACTTCTGGAACCTTTTCCTCACGAACTTCGACTGCCTGGGGAAGAACCTCGACCTCGGTGTTGTAAGTTATCTGGACAATTCCCTTGGGTATAGTGTTCACAACGACGAACTTTAGCTCGCCAAAACCAACTGACATTGCCTCGAAGAAACCTCTAAATAGCTCGTCAAAAGGTGTCCCAGAGTAGAACTCTCCCCTTCCACTTGCAACAATTATATCTCCCTTAACTACAGGCCTCCCTAGGAGGTTGTTTTTTATTACGTCCCCAGGGATTTGAATAATAACACCCCTCTGAGCCGGTGCTAAAACGACTTTTTTTGCTTCCTTAACTTGGGCCTTCCTAACGGTTACAAAATCTCCTATGCTGACCCCAGCGTTTCTCCTAATATATCCATCCATTCTGA encodes the following:
- a CDS encoding CDC48 family AAA ATPase encodes the protein MILGRGDEKKEEIKLRVAEALKWDVGRGIVRFDRKYQRMLGVQAGDIVEIEGERVTAAIVANAHPDDRGLDIIRMDGYIRRNAGVSIGDFVTVRKAQVKEAKKVVLAPAQRGVIIQIPGDVIKNNLLGRPVVKGDIIVASGRGEFYSGTPFDELFRGFFEAMSVGFGELKFVVVNTIPKGIVQITYNTEVEVLPQAVEVREEKVPEVTYEDIGGLNDAIEKIREMVELPLKHPELFERLGIEPPKGVLLYGPPGTGKTLLAKAVANEANAYFIAINGPEIMSKYYGESEERLREIFKEAEENAPAIIFIDEIDAIAPKREEVVGEVEKRVVSQLLTLMDGLKSRGKVIVIAATNRPDAIDPALRRPGRFDREIEVGVPDKQGRKEILQIHTRGMPIEPDFEKDAVLKVLKELEREERFDGAIVSELIEKVKKASNEEEIKDILKKDGKIYVEVKARLIDKLLDELAEITHGFVGADLAALAREAAMVVLRRLIKEGKINPEAETIPREVLEELKVTKEDFLEALKMVEPSALREVLIEVPNVHWDDIGGLEDVKQELREAVEWPLKYPKAFKKLGITPPKGILLYGPPGTGKTLLAKAIATESQANFIAIRGPEVLSKWVGESEKRIREIFRKARQAAPSIIFIDEIDAIAPARGTSEGEKVTDRLINQLLTEMDGIQENSGVVIIAATNRPDILDPALLRPGRFDRLILVPAPDEKARLEIFKVHTRNMPLAKDVDLRELARKTEGYTGADIAALVREAALNALKRAVSSLSPEAVEEESEEFLNKLVVTRKDFEEAFKKVKPSVTKYMIEYYKQFEESRKKMGGETVREPDYFTG